One genomic segment of Terriglobales bacterium includes these proteins:
- a CDS encoding Ig-like domain-containing protein, producing the protein MTLRQPQLFVVALFAALTACSGGTGSSSSSSGGGTSPTLVSISLSPSAPSLQTGSTQQFTATGAFSDNTTQNLTSTATWSSSTTAVATITSGGLATAVTAGTTTIKAVSGTISGTTTLTVTATAPPPPSANDVLTYHNDNARTGQDLKETLLTLANVNATNFGKLFVISVDGKVDAQPLYVSNVSISGGTHNVLVVATEHDSVYAFDADTGTKLWQVSMLKSGETTSEPRFGCSQVSPEIGVTATPVIDRNAGLNGTIYVVAMSKDTSGSYFQRLHALNLATGAEQFSGPLDVHATFPGTGANSSGGSVIFDPGAYKERPGLLLLNGVVYTSWSSHCDFNPYTGWVIAYDQSTLAQVSVLNIVPNGSEASFWNSGAGLAADLAGNIYQLAANGTFDSMLNANGFPAQGDFGNAFLKISTLNNKLAVADYFALFNTASESNSDTDLGSGGAMVLPDLTDGSGTVRHLAVGAGKDGNIYVVDRDNMGKFNANTNNIYQQLTGAIGAEFGAPAFFNNTVFYGGVSDKLKAFSVTNAKLSSNPTSQSGNSFPYPGTTPSISANGNTNGIVWAAENGSTAVLHAYDANNLANELYNSNQAANGRDHFGTGNKFIVPTVANGKVYVGTTNGIGVFGLLH; encoded by the coding sequence GTGACTCTAAGACAACCTCAGCTCTTCGTCGTTGCCCTGTTTGCAGCCCTTACAGCATGCAGCGGAGGAACTGGTTCTTCCTCCTCTTCCTCAGGTGGAGGAACATCGCCCACGCTGGTGTCGATCTCGTTAAGCCCTAGTGCCCCGTCGCTCCAAACTGGCTCTACACAACAATTCACCGCGACGGGGGCATTCAGCGACAACACAACACAGAATTTGACGAGCACCGCAACCTGGTCGTCGTCTACCACGGCTGTTGCGACGATCACTTCCGGTGGGCTTGCTACGGCAGTGACAGCCGGAACAACTACGATCAAGGCAGTATCGGGCACAATCAGCGGCACGACCACTCTCACCGTTACGGCTACGGCCCCTCCGCCACCATCGGCGAACGATGTATTGACCTATCACAATGACAACGCCCGCACGGGACAAGACTTAAAAGAGACGCTTCTCACCCTGGCGAACGTAAACGCAACGAATTTCGGAAAGCTGTTCGTGATTTCGGTAGATGGCAAAGTCGACGCGCAGCCGCTCTACGTCTCCAACGTTTCGATCTCCGGCGGTACACACAACGTGTTGGTTGTAGCCACTGAGCATGACAGTGTGTACGCGTTCGATGCTGACACCGGTACAAAGCTCTGGCAAGTTTCCATGCTCAAAAGTGGCGAAACAACTTCGGAACCTCGTTTTGGATGCAGCCAAGTTTCTCCCGAAATCGGAGTCACCGCAACGCCTGTCATCGATCGAAATGCTGGTCTGAACGGCACAATTTACGTGGTGGCAATGAGTAAGGACACCTCGGGATCGTACTTTCAGCGCCTCCACGCCCTTAACCTTGCCACAGGAGCCGAGCAATTCTCTGGGCCGCTGGACGTTCATGCAACCTTTCCCGGAACGGGAGCAAACAGTAGCGGAGGCTCTGTGATCTTCGACCCTGGGGCATACAAGGAGCGTCCGGGACTGCTCCTGCTCAACGGGGTTGTGTACACAAGTTGGTCTTCGCATTGCGATTTCAATCCGTACACCGGTTGGGTCATTGCTTACGACCAGAGCACGCTAGCACAGGTGAGTGTGCTGAACATTGTTCCGAATGGCAGTGAGGCTTCATTCTGGAACAGCGGAGCAGGACTCGCTGCCGATTTGGCCGGCAACATCTATCAGCTGGCGGCTAACGGCACTTTCGACTCGATGCTGAATGCCAATGGATTCCCCGCTCAAGGAGATTTCGGAAACGCATTTCTCAAGATATCGACGCTGAATAACAAGTTAGCCGTAGCCGATTATTTCGCATTGTTCAACACGGCCAGCGAATCCAATTCTGACACCGATCTGGGATCAGGTGGCGCAATGGTGCTTCCCGACCTCACCGATGGGTCGGGCACGGTTAGGCACCTCGCGGTAGGCGCAGGCAAGGATGGCAACATCTACGTCGTTGATCGCGACAACATGGGCAAGTTCAATGCCAACACGAACAACATCTACCAGCAACTGACTGGAGCAATCGGTGCTGAATTTGGAGCTCCTGCATTCTTCAACAACACCGTCTTCTACGGAGGCGTTAGCGACAAACTGAAGGCATTCTCAGTTACGAACGCAAAGCTGAGCTCGAATCCCACGTCGCAGAGTGGCAACTCATTTCCCTATCCCGGAACAACTCCATCGATCTCCGCAAACGGGAACACCAACGGCATCGTGTGGGCCGCCGAGAATGGCAGTACAGCGGTTTTGCATGCCTACGATGCCAATAATCTCGCCAACGAACTCTACAACAGCAACCAAGCCGCAAACGGGCGCGACCACTTCGGTACAGGCAATAAATTCATAGTGCCCACAGTTGCGAACGGCAAAGTGTATGTGGGAACGACGAACGGAATCGGAGTATTTGGCCTGCTCCATTGA